A stretch of Oryza brachyantha chromosome 4, ObraRS2, whole genome shotgun sequence DNA encodes these proteins:
- the LOC102714552 gene encoding GEM-like protein 4: MEKSSNNGVHVIGVPVTAKAYGIEEEVLSSRAQSFRKTDGGGHLAVSLSHPSPYTSFGYKHSSKGQVIHWVSKLSRRAQGFREHVTLGPKLSETVKGKLSLGAKILQAGGIERVFRKAFSAEKGERLVKALQCYLYTTGGPIAGMLFVSTKKVAFRSDRPVTVTSPRGDVVARVPYKVVVPLKRIAKVRPSENADKPEEKYIHVTTVDGFEFWFMGFVSYQRSCRYMQQAISELQ, translated from the exons ATGGAGAAGTCAAGCAACAACGGCGTCCATGTCATCGGAGTCCCGGTGACCGCCAAGGCGTATGGCATAGAGGAGGAGGTGTTGTCATCCAGGGCTCAGTCGTTCAGGAagaccgacggcggcggccaccttGCGGTCTCGTTGTCGCACCCCAGCCCTTACACGTCGTTCGGCTATAAGCACA GCAGCAAAGGTCAGGTGATCCACTGGGTGAGCAAGCTGAGCAGGAGGGCACAGGGCTTCCGTGAGCATG TGACCTTGGGACCAAAACTGTCGGAGACGGTGAAGGGGAAGCTGAGCCTGGGCGCGAAGATCCTGCAGGCCGGCGGGATCGAGCGCGTGTTCCGGAAGGCGTTCTCGGCGGAGAAAGGCGAGCGGCTGGTGAAGGCGCTGCAGTGCTACCTCTACACCACCGGCGGGCCCATCGCCGGGATGCTCTTCGTCTCCACCAAGAAGGTCGCCTTCCGCAGCGACCGGCCGGTCACGGTCACCTCGCCCAGGGGCGACGTCGTCGCGCGGGTTCCCTACAAGGTGGTGGTCCCGCTCAAGAGGATCGCCAAGGTGCGGCCCAGCGAGAACGCCGACAAGCCGGAGGAGAAGTACATCCACGTCACCACGGTGGACGGCTTCGAGTTCTGGTTCATGGGGTTCGTGAGCTACCAGAGGTCGTGCAGGTACATGCAGCAAGCCATCTCGGAGCTGCAATGA
- the LOC102714822 gene encoding GEM-like protein 4, with the protein MEKAGRQEHVIGIPVSNRAFGIEELYFPGEGASAAYHGGAKSSAAARTSSKLGRNGDRLAQGIKEHVTLGPKLYETMKGKLTLGARILQAGGVEKVFRRWFAAEKGEKLLKASQCYLSTTAGPIAGMLFISTERIAFRSDRSLALTTPRGDTLRVPYKVAIPLRRVKTAKPSENKHRPEQKYVQVVTDDGFEFWFMGFVSFQVTLKNLELAVAQAQ; encoded by the exons ATGGAGAAGGCAGGGCGCCAGGAGCATGTGATCGGGATCCCAGTGAGCAACAGGGCCTTTGGCATCGAGGAGCTGTATTTCCCAGGCGAAGGAGCCTCAGCCGCCTACCATGGCGGCGCGAAAAGTTCTGCAGCCGCGCGCACAAGCTCCAAATTGGGCAGGAACGGCGACAGGCTTGCTCAAGGCATCAAAGAACATG TGACTCTAGGACCAAAACTGTACGAGACCATGAAAGGCAAGCTGACGCTGGGCGCGCGAATCCTCCAGGCAGGCGGGGTGGAGAAGGTATTCCGCCGGTGGTTCGCCGCCGAGAAGGGCGAGAAGCTCCTGAAGGCCTCCCAGTGCTACCTGTCCACCACGGCCGGTCCGATCGCCGGCATGCTCTTCATATCGACGGAGAGGATCGCCTTCCGGAGCGACCGGTCGCTGGCGCTGACCACCCCGAGGGGCGACACGCTGCGGGTGCCGTACAAGGTGGCCATCCCCCTGAGGAGGGTGAAGACGGCAAAGCCGAGCGAGAACAAGCACCGACCGGAGCAGAAGTACGTGCAGGTGGTGACCGACGACGGCTTCGAGTTCTGGTTCATGGGCTTCGTCAGCTTCCAGGTGACCCTAAAGAACCTGGAGCTGGCCGTCGCGCAGGCGCAGTGA